The genomic window TACCTGGCGGACATTCGCAACGGCCGGCCCACGTCGCCAGCCGTGCTGGAGGAGATCACCCACAACTACAGCCGCATCGGCGGCAAATCGCCCCTGTTGGAAATCAGCCAACAGCAGGTGGCCGCGGTGCAGGCCCGGCTAGATCCGGAACGTTTCCGCTGCTACCTGGGCATGCGCCACTGGGCGCCCTGGATCGAAGAGGTGGTGGGCCAGATGGTGGAGGATGGCATCACCCATGCCATCAGCCTGGTGCTCGCACCCCACTTCAGCAAGCTGAGCATCGCCAAATACCAGGAAAAGATCGCCGACGGCCTGGCCATGTACCACGGCTCCATCGAATTCCGCCACATCTCCTCCTACCACGACGCCCCCCTCTACATCCAGGCCCTGGCGGATCGGGTGCGGGAGGGGTTGGCCCGCTGGCCCGAAGAGGAGCGGGAGACGGTGCACGTGGTCTTCAGCGCCCATAGCCTGCCCACCCGCATCCTCCGCATGGGGGACCCGTACGACAGCCAGCTCCGGGAGACGGCCCGGCTGGTGGCCCAGGCGGCTGGCCTGGACACGCCCGGCGAGCCGCCCCGCTGGTCCTGGAGTTATCAGTCCGCCGGACGCAGCCCGGAACCCTGG from Litorilinea aerophila includes these protein-coding regions:
- the hemH gene encoding ferrochelatase; this translates as MREKVHYPIGVLIMAYGGPNSLEEIPGYLADIRNGRPTSPAVLEEITHNYSRIGGKSPLLEISQQQVAAVQARLDPERFRCYLGMRHWAPWIEEVVGQMVEDGITHAISLVLAPHFSKLSIAKYQEKIADGLAMYHGSIEFRHISSYHDAPLYIQALADRVREGLARWPEEERETVHVVFSAHSLPTRILRMGDPYDSQLRETARLVAQAAGLDTPGEPPRWSWSYQSAGRSPEPWLGPQLEEHIPALASQGIRNIVSVPVGFVADHVEILYDIDIEAQEVARAHGVRLERPPALNTDPRFIQTLVDLIQEQAAPWLGD